The sequence CTGCAGAAAGGAGCAATTTGGGGATGTTTCTCCCCCGTATAATTGCATTTACAGCAGCCTTTGTATGCGATGTGGTACTAATCAGGATCACACCTCTTTTCCCTGATTGTTGGCCAAAGTTTGTAGCGTAGATATGGCTTAAGTGTATAGCCATGATGTAAgttataaattataattatgtAAATTAAGACCTTGTATGTCATTTAAATGAAAGCCTTGGTATATGTAAcaataattaaatgtaaaaaaaaaaagtgtgcagcAGTACTAATTATTctgcaacaagaaaataattacttatttCTGCAACTTACCAAGAAGTAAAGCACACTAAATGGAGAAATGAGTACAGCATTCAGTTGACTTAACACTGTCATCATCCATCTAAACCCAATTCTGCTACCTTGGTTATCTTTGCAGACAATCGGGAACTGATATACAAATGTATGATGGCACTGGTTTCCTGAGACACTCATTCTGATAGTAAACTGTATTATTGAACAACGAGCTATTGATGATGTTGTAATTGTGTTGTAAGACAAATGGCTGCTCTAAGGAGGTTTATCCATGGGGATATTTGCTGGTCAtgaattttatgttttgttttttttttttctctgacataaAGGCCCAGCAAAGATtgctcagtgaagaacctctgtTTTAGACTATTTATGGCACCAGTCCATAAAAACTGTTAATTatgagaaatgtgtttttataagTGTTTATTAATGAGTATtacttaagaaagaaaaagaaaaaaagattgtttcaATTGTCCCAAGTATTTAATTCTGTATTACTCTGGCTTTTTGGTTCTTAATGCAGAGTGTTTAAATGATGATGTTAAAGCAGATGAAATGTACTCCAGATAAGACTGTTTTCTCCTGAACTGATACAAGGCTCTTCCTTATTCTGCTGTTTTTGTATACACTACAGAGGATTtggtaaagaaaaatacaccaaCAAAACTGGAGTTACTACTGAAGATTTCATATTGTGAAcctgtttctttccttgtgtttattttaatgtagtataaacataacaaaatatttatttccctctgaAGAAATGCTAGAAAGGAGTCTAGTCTaaatataaaatggaaatcTATGCTAACTAACGTAAAATCtgttgtgtgtatatataagcTTTAATAATACGCTTTCATCAGCTCTCCCTCCCAAAAAGTCTCAACTTCCAATGTAAGTTTGAATGTAAGGAATCTACCCTCAGTTAATTACAGATACACCTAAAAAAGCCCACATACTTCCAAATAAATTGAGAGATGACGGATTAGCCATCAGATGAAAATTGTATTTGAGACTGTGTTCTGTCATCTGTTAAACCTGTAGAACTGGTGATAGGCAAAGGATTATAATGTAGAAAGTTTACAGCTTGTGTCACAAAGACAGGTGCCTCTGGTTCTTAAACAGTAgttttttaataactgaataACTTGGGATGTAAGTATCCATCCAGCTGACAGTTAACTAGTATAGCTAGAGGCTTACACTAGGATCGCAAAGGAGCACAATCAAAGAAATCGAGTGCTTGAACAGAAGTGATGCGGATTCTTTTCTTAGGTCTCTATGATAAAGTGTACTTCTTACTcctgatttcctttttccatgATCTGTGTGCCACTTCTGTTGCACAAAGAAATATACTTTATAAAGCAAGATCTGGGGTTTTATCTGCCATCAAATAATCTAGAGGAACACAAACTTGGTACTGGAACTTCTGGAATGcacaataagaaaataattttaaacctCAAAGATCTGTTTACAGCAGAAACAATTGCTGCTTGTACATCCCCTTTGCCAGGACAAAGTACAAAATTAGAGTTAAATAGAAACATCATCTTAAGTAAGTAATAAGGTAGAAAGGCTGGCAAGTATGTCATTTCAAATCTTAGTTGTGACTGgacttaaggaaaaaatactttcatcAGCAGAGAAAGCTAAATTCAAAACTACGTCAGagtatgtttattttacaatcTGTTTTTAGTATGGGgtaacatttacaaaaataaataattttcattagaGTATTAATTTGTGaacttgaaaaattaaaagttaacaTTACTCTTTATAGTTTGTTCCCATTGCATATAACTCACGTActatactgaaatatttcttatccAGATATTAACTTATTTTCCCATGACATCTCTATTAACTATGTCAAACACCTTTCAAGAGAAAATTATCTAAGTCAGTTAAACCGCATCTACTGAAATTTAGTCACATCAAACTTGAAAAGTGGCAGGAAAATGTGCTTGGATGAGATTGATATGTGAGAAATTTGAATTTGAGTCATTAATCATAGTGATTCAAAGTAATAGTGACTAATTATAGTCCCTTAAATTTATCTTACTAATGCTATGCTGACCCAGTATAGTCAGGCTTCAAACATACTGTTCAATCACCTCTTACAACACTAGCCTAGCATACTGTCAAAGAGCCTTCCCCATCATCTGactttatctgttttattttaacatctcACAATAATCTGTTGATGTTTTATTAAGGCATCTGCTGTAAAATATGCAAGGCCTATGCAGGGATAGGAGCAAGGCTAATACAATTATCAGATTATAAAATGCCACAGCTAGCATCATATGCGTAAGTCCTACTAGTGTTGAAAAGATACTAATGAGTCTGCCTGATTTAGCTACTCTGGGTGGTCCTAGCCTTTCAATAATTTCTCTAATCAATACTTCATGCTACGACTACATGGCAACAAAggatagcttttatttttcctggctAGTTTCATTTATCTTGTTTGTCCAAAATCACACAATAGAAggttaaaatttccattttccaggacatttttttcccaccaatATCAATCAGTAAATAACCTATCTACAGTAAATTACATCAAGTCAATTAGTATGCAAACAACCTCCTGAACTCGATATGCCTGTCTCGTTACAAATCGTGAAAGCACAACTACACAGTGTTGCAGCTACTGCCTTAAGTCTTCCTTGGACAAGTCTTAAAGCCATTGACTCTTTGCTGTTACTCTGTGAGTTCTGCCAGCAGAGTGGAAACAAATCATTACATAAAGAAACTTGTCTTGATTAGGGTATTTTAAtccctttctctttgcattGGCACACTGACTGAATAACAAATTTTGTTGGAAGACACACGAAGGAATAAAGCCATaactagaaaagcaaaaacGAGCAAAAATCTGGAAGTGACGAGTGAGTGACCAAGACCAAGATTCCGTATTTTATGTTTAACTCCTGGTTATGCAGAGCTAGGTTACCCAGGTGGCAGATCACTTGCAtgatgaatcacagaatcacagaatcacagaatttctaggttggaagagacctcaagatcatcgagtccaacctctaacctcacactaacagtccccactaaaccatatccctaagctctacatctaaacgtcttttgaagacttccagggatggtgactccaccacctccctgggcagcccgttccagtgcctaacaaccctttcagtaaagaagttcttcctaacatctaacctaaaactcccctggcgcaactttagcccattccccctcgtcctgtcaccaggcacgtgggagaacaggccaacccccacctcactacagcctcctttaaggtatctgtagagagcgataaggtcgcccctgagcctcctcttctccaggctgaacaaccccagctccttcagccgctcctcacaggacttgttctccaggcccctcaccatcttcgtcgcccttctttggacccgctcaagcacctcgatgtccttcttgtagcgaggggcccaaaatgCAGAGCACCAAAGTTGCCAGGGGATGCACAGCACAGTAACAAGGTGAAAATAGCTCCAGGGTGGATCTGATGTTAATACCATGCACTTAGGCCACGTAGAATCAGACGGCATGTGTCCCACTGCTAAGCTAGTTCCATGGAATCAGTCAATGCGTTTCTAAACTAGAACACAGATGCAGTAGATGCCTTAGTGTTCACAAATAAGGAAGAAAGGGTTTGACATGTGACAATCAATGATGACCTCAACTGTAGTGACCAGGAAATGCTGATGGCTGCAAGGAAGATGAGTAGATTCAAGATGCTGATGAGTAAATTCAAGATGCTGATGGCTGCAAGGAAGATGAGTAGCAGACTTCAGGAAAGGGACGACAGTTTATTCAGGGAAACAGGAGGCGGCACTCCATGGGAGGCAGCTCTGAAGGGCAAAGGAGCTCAGAAAAGCTGGCAGCTGGTCTTTAAGGACAATCTTTTCAAATCTTAACAAAGGTACCTCCTGATACTCAGGAAAACAAGTAGATCCATGAGGAGTTTGTCTTGGCTAAACAGGGAGTTTATGGCAGCACTCCAGTGCAAAAAGACAGTAATGCAGGAGGTAAAATCAAGGACTGTCTGCAAAGAAGGAATCTAGAAACATTGCTAAGCCATGTAGGTATTGTCACAGGACAATCAAAGCTCACCTAGAGCTAAAACTGTCCATGAATATCAGGGGCAACAAGAATAGCTTCCAATGCTTTGAAAGGAAACTGGGCAAGGGTCCCAATGACTTGAGAGGAGCAAGAGGTCCACCTACTCTCAAAAAGCACCAAGAGGGCAATCCAGGAGCCACAGACCTGTCGTCCTCACTTGGGCCCTGGAAAAATCATGGGACAAGTCCTCTTAAAACAGATGAAGGAGCTGCTTGTGAACAATCAGCATGGACTGACTGTGCAAATCATGCCTGCCCCATGTGATTACTTTCCATGACAAAATTGCTGAATTTATGGATAAGGAGAACAGAGCGGATGGCACTTACCTCACCTTTAGCATATTTTTCAAGTCTCCCTCAGTATTCTGGTATCTTAAATATTATGGTCCGGGTGGGTGGCAACCAACTGGCTAGTGACTACCTAGAAAATGGGGTTCTGAGGACAGAGGTAATGGCTTGTACTCTACCTGAAGGTCGCTAACAAGCAGGGTACCACTGGGTTTGAGTGGGGAAGGAGTAGTGCCAACTACAGGCTGGACAATgactggagagcagctctgctgggaaggACAGGGAGGGGGGGACAGACAGCAGGCTGGGCATGGGCCGGCTAAACgtgctccctgcaggcagccgTACAGCGCCGCACCGGGCTGTGACAGGAATCCTGCGTACCATGGGGACATGGGCAGGAGAACCAGGGCTGATAGAGCGGGAGCTCCCCCCGGGGGGCCGCGAAGGGCCGACCGGAGGCAGCCGCGAGCGGCCGGCCCGTACTTCGTGAGccgggcgggccggggccgctctCACTGAGGCAAAGCCGCCTCCTGGGCACACGGCGCCCAGCCGGGCTCGGCACCGCCGGCCTCCCGCCGCCAGGCCGCGCCCGCTCCCGCTGCCGGGAGGGCCGGAAggggcggccgggccccgccgtgCCCCGGAAGGCGGCGGCCACACGTGGCGGCGGGGGAGCCATGGCCGGGGACACGGCAAAGCTCCACCGCGGGCAGGTACCGCGGGGAGCCGGCTGGGGCGGTCGGGGTTTGGCTTGGTCTGGCTTTGCTTCAAGTGCGGCCGGTGCCGTTGCAGGTGCGGAAGGCGGTGGAGGCCCTGCTGGCTTTCTCCAAGAGCAAGGCGAAGGGAGACGAGCTGCTCCTCAACGAGAGCGACTGCCTGCACCTGCTGGTGACCGTGTGGAAGATCCCGCGGGTGGAGCAGGTCATCAAAATGTAAGGCACCGGCCCGCAGGGAGCCTCCCGTCCTGCGGCGTGGCGTTGGTTGGGGGCTCGGGGAATGCGTTGCCACGGCCCTGGCACTGCTTTTAGCTGTACCCTGCCGTGCTGAGAAAGCTCACAGCGCTTTGTCTGGGCGCCAGCCCTACCCAGCTTCAGCGGGTGCAGGCATGGTGCGGAGCATGGATGGTTCATGTCCTCCCAGGATACGTGCGCTACCTGCGCTAATGATCTTTGTAGGCAATGTAGTTTCCTACTTCTGGGAAAAACTTGTGTCTCCTCTCCATCTTATGTCCTCGCTGTAGACCACTGCCACATAGCATCCgaacagaaacagcagagatCTGCCTGTTCACAAAAGATGAACCGAATTTGTCTGCAGAACAGACTGAAAATCTATACAAGAAACTTTTAACACAGAATGGGATCACAAATGTTAGCCAGGTAAGGAAAAGAGATGATAATATAGCACAGTACTGTTGTGTCCCTCTTCTtcagtggaaaaggaaaaaaaaatcagtgtttaatattttaatctcAGCAGTTAACAACCTCAAGTAAGGCTTTTTCTAACTATTCAAACTGTATGTTTCCCAAACTTAAAAAATtactcaaaataatttaaatttaagacTATGCCTTTAGCAATCAGATGTAATggttaaataaatattcagtatttggttttaaaatttttagtTGTTTACTCACATTACAAAAGAATGTTCAAGTCCTTTGCAGCTGGATTGGATCACTTATGCTTCCCTCAGTAaaattggaaaacattttctattgcTGTATTTATCTTGATTTAGGTATTACCATGTACTCTAGTTTTGTTTGGTGATGTGCAGTTGCTATGCAAGAGATCCGTATCATCTAATTCTTAAAAACTACTGTATCATTTTTCTATCATTTGTCTTCAACAttctaaaataattcttattgACCAACTAACAGTTATGCAGCTTAATTTTATACGGTTATAAGAAATATTCTATGTTGTGTTTTCAGTGGCAGGACTAAACTGTTACTTTCATTGCAGGTGATCTCATACAAAACTCTCAAAAAAGAGTATAAACCATTTGAAGCAAAGCGTCGCCTCCTGAACAGATTCGATCTCTTCCTGTCTGATGACCGAATTAGAAGGCTTTTGCCCTCACATATAGGAAAACACTTctatgaaaggaaaaagtagGTCTTTGAATTCTGTGTATTGTTTTTGCATTGttactattttaataaattcttCTTACTAAAGTTTTGCTTAGTTATTTGGtagtttatttgatttttttttaattattatttttccctccaccttttcttttttagggCGCCATTATGTGTTAACCTAAAAGCCAAAAATCTTGCTAAGGAGTTTCAAAAACATATCCAGGGTACAACACTCCCAGTTACCAACAAAGGGTGCTGTTAGTAAGTATGAGGAGTTTAATGCTTCAGAGGAAGTAACTGTAGGAATTTTGAATTGTTTATTCCATTAACATGCAAGTAAGATGTTAAGGGTCACCATTCCAGGTACAGGTCATTTTGAACCTTAGAAAAGAGGTATAAACCAACAAACCATATAAAGAGATCAGAAATTCTACATACTAAGAAGTCTCactctgaagttttttttccttgttgctaAGGAATTTCTGGGCAACTGTCACTGTCAATCAGCATGTacagtcaaagaaaaatattactgttcAATTAGATAACAACCACTTCTAAGATACTGTCTTATTTTGAGACTTTTTAATCTATTGTGCATCTAAACTAATCTCGATCTAAATCTATCTTAGgaataaaagacagaaattgcAGTTCATAATATTAAAATGGTTAATACAGGTAAATCTATTCTGACTGTTATTATAAAAGACTTCAGTGATAGTCAGCCATATTCCATGAAGGCTAAAATAATTGCAGATaagtggttttctgttttatttcgGGGAATAGTGAAGAACAAGTAACTTAgtatgtttatttattcatatataaatgttactcttctctgttttcagtaCAGCACGTATTGGTCACACTGGAATGAAAGCTGATGAGATAGTAGATAACATCATTGCAGCAGCTAAAGTGATTGATAAGAAGTTACCAAAGGTACTGCTGATTGATTGCATCAAATTATGAACTAACTTGCCTTTAgccttgttatttttaaattatgtatttttgttgttgttgttgtttcagaactggaaaaatgtgaaagttCTTCACCTCAAGACACTTAAATCAGTTGCACTTCCAATTTTTACTGCACGTATCTCCAATTTAAATGAGCTTGACAGACAGCCAGTTGTCgacagaaaggaaggagaggtaaaaaaaaaaaaaaatcttcaaactTGCCGTAAAACCAAATCAGAACCATTAGCTCTTTGGCATCTTTTTATGTGTTATAGCAACTAATGTGTTGGGTTTACAAGCTTGAGCTGTGGATTCCAGGCAGCTATGGCCACAAAGTTATTAGGCACTCCTGACGGAGCACTTCCCATACACAGTAACAAGAAATCACTGAAACTCCCTTCTATGTTATAAAGCAAATTAGAAATAAGTAAGCTAAGAGTTTCTAGTCTTGAAACATAGATTCAACTGAGATTCCCACTTGAAACTCTTGCTTGAATAGTGTATTTGTATTTGCCTCCTGAAACTACATTCATTAACATATACATGGATTTAGACTGTGCATCCATTTATATATTTGCTAATCAGTGGCATAGGAGCTTGTGAATTATTCAGatatttgtatattattttgccaggatgggaggggagggctTCATCTacattaaactaaaaaaaaaaaaaaaaaaaaagctattcctTTGTACTTGGTTCTGCCTATTTTCTTCcaatttctaaaacaaatggGGAGCATATATATACAacttaaagattattttttacattgttttcatttatttatgaggTGTTTATGAGGAGCTTCTCCTATGGTGAATGTaacacattttcatattttacttaTGGTTGACCAGTCCAGGTTTAATGAAGAACATTTCAATTTATGTTGCTAGACTGTCTTATTCTTCACCATATTAAAACAATTGTTGTGTTTAGAAATGCTATGTTGTCTGAGGTATACTTCAAATTCTTTgtagaaagggaagaagaagaagaagaagaagaagaaaacaaaaaagacagctAAAAAAGTAAATTCAAGTCAAGTTGCTGTGAAAACGGAAAATAAGGATGTTGCTGCAACCCAGGAACTTGTGATTAAGGAAAAAGTAGAAGTAGTCCAAGAACCAGATGAACATAatgatgaagaagaaattcCACAACTGGTGCCCATGCAAATAACCACCCTAGCTGAGCTAaaggtaattttaaaataccgAGAAACTTACATTTCAGTTAAAACTAAATACTATGAACTATGTAAATCGTTTATTGTTCCTTATGGGATAACATCTTTTAACAGACTTCAGGTGAAttgaattttcttaaaaatatgatGAAAGCAAGATCTGTGTGTATATGGGGGGATGCTCTGaggatttatttacttatttttagttAATTCCTTGTACAAAGGAAGCCAGTGTTTATTGTCCtctttattgttttcttaaatagtGGCAATTTTGTCTGGCTTATAACTAGGCCTGAAGTCAGAAGAAAGGGTAAAATGATTGAgaaacatttatgttttaaaagatcAGTAACttaattaattcaaaatttcctattaaattatatattttaatgcattatctATCAAGTgcagaacatgaaaaacaaatgcatgtgTTCTCTAGGACAGTAATATACAACATTAACAATCACAATATACATTAAGAGCTAGCAGCTTGCATGAAATACTGTATAGATTTACTGTTGTGGATATTG comes from Anas acuta chromosome 15, bAnaAcu1.1, whole genome shotgun sequence and encodes:
- the RSL1D1 gene encoding ribosomal L1 domain-containing protein 1 isoform X2 yields the protein MAGDTAKLHRGQVRKAVEALLAFSKSKAKGDELLLNESDCLHLLVTVWKIPRVEQVIKIPLPHSIRTETAEICLFTKDEPNLSAEQTENLYKKLLTQNGITNVSQVISYKTLKKEYKPFEAKRRLLNRFDLFLSDDRIRRLLPSHIGKHFYERKKAPLCVNLKAKNLAKEFQKHIQGTTLPVTNKGCCYTARIGHTGMKADEIVDNIIAAAKVIDKKLPKNWKNVKVLHLKTLKSVALPIFTARISNLNELDRQPVVDRKEGEKKKKKKKKTKKTAKKVNSSQVAVKTENKDVAATQELVIKEKVEVVQEPDEHNDEEEIPQLVPMQITTLAELKKVEPNQSPVESDNLGKKTKATLGKRKKQPLDAEAPKPKHADVQMSPKQKKAKQPSMPKEAIKEKELKKTPKKPEAKSFATPKAGKLVQSGKKPSKTPKQTPKKVGRPQSA
- the RSL1D1 gene encoding ribosomal L1 domain-containing protein 1 isoform X1 codes for the protein MAGDTAKLHRGQVRKAVEALLAFSKSKAKGDELLLNESDCLHLLVTVWKIPRVEQVIKIPLPHSIRTETAEICLFTKDEPNLSAEQTENLYKKLLTQNGITNVSQVISYKTLKKEYKPFEAKRRLLNRFDLFLSDDRIRRLLPSHIGKHFYERKKAPLCVNLKAKNLAKEFQKHIQGTTLPVTNKGCCYTARIGHTGMKADEIVDNIIAAAKVIDKKLPKNWKNVKVLHLKTLKSVALPIFTARISNLNELDRQPVVDRKEGEKGKKKKKKKKKTKKTAKKVNSSQVAVKTENKDVAATQELVIKEKVEVVQEPDEHNDEEEIPQLVPMQITTLAELKKVEPNQSPVESDNLGKKTKATLGKRKKQPLDAEAPKPKHADVQMSPKQKKAKQPSMPKEAIKEKELKKTPKKPEAKSFATPKAGKLVQSGKKPSKTPKQTPKKVGRPQSA